The nucleotide sequence CAGGTCGCCGGAGCCTCGGCGTCGTTCGCGAACGGCACCTCGAACTCGTAGCCGGACTCGGACACATAACGGACCATCTGCCGCGGCGCCAGGTCGTGATTGCGGTCGGTCTCGTAGCTGACAGCCCCGAGCCGGCTGCCACGCAGAACGCGGTCGGCCATGCGTCGTCACCCTCCTTGCGTCTGTCGAGGCGGCGGCACCTCGACGGTTACGTCGCCGCCACCGGGTGTAACGTTCGTGGGGCTACGCTATTCCGGCGGCTGGGCGGCGATCACCACCGGTTCTTACCCGGTGGTAACCATTCCTGCGCCCGATTGGCCAGTGTTCCCTATCAGGGCCCGTTACACACGCTGATGTGACGTGTCAGCCATGTGTGTTGCTACTCACGCGGGTTCGCCGAGTGTTCATGCAAGTTCATGTGCTTGCCCGGTCCCGAGCGGGTGCCGGCGGGCGCACCGGCAGCAGCGCGACCAGACCCAGCGCCAGGACCAGCACGATTCCGATCGTGCCCGCCCGGTCGGAGCCGAACACGTAGGTGAACAGACCGATCAACGCGGGCGCCAGGAACGACACGGCGCGGCCCGTCGTGGCGTACAGACCGAACAGCTGGCCTTCCCGGCCCTCCGGGCAGACCCGCAGCAGGTACGAGCGCGATGACGCCTGCGCCGGGCCGACGAACAGTCCCAGCACCAGACCGAAGATCCAGAACATGGTCGGCCCGGACACCAGCAGCAGCACGATCCCTACGGCGACCAGACCCACCAGCGACCCGACCACGACGGCCTTCGGTCCGTACCGGTCGTCGAGCCGGCCTCCGACGAGTGCTCCGGTCGCCGACACGACGTTGATCGCCACCCCGAACAGCAGCACCTGGCCCGGATCCAGGCCGTAGACCGTCACGGCGAGCACCCCGCCGAAGGCGAAGATCGCGTTCAGGCCGTCCCGGTAGAGCGCGCTGGCCCCGAGGAAGTACACGGTGTGCGGGCTGGCCCGGTAGAGGTCGCGCAGGTCGGTGAGCAGCTTGCGGTAGGAGCCTGCGACGCCGAGCTTCGGCGCCCCGGGCACGGCCGGCGCCGTCTCCGGCAGCAGGAAGAACATCGGCGCGGCGAACACGGCGAACCAGATCGCGGCGACCAGCACCGAGATCCGAACGTCGAACCCGTCGGCGGTGGACACCCCGAACAACCCGCCGTCACCGGACAGGAAGCCCAGGTAGACGCCGAGCAGCAGCACGATCCCGCCGAGGTAGCCCAGAGCCCAGCCGAAGCCGGACACCCGGCCGACCGTCGAGGGCGTCGAGACCTGCGCCATCAGCGCGTAGTACGAGACCGCGGCCAGCTCGACGAAGATCGAGGCCAGGCCGAGCAGCACCAGCCCCAGCCAGAGGTAGGTCCAGTCGTCCCGGACCCAGAACATCCCGATCATGCTCAGCACGACCAGCGCGGTCCACAGCCCGGTGGCCCGCAGCCTGCGTCCCTTGCGGTCCGCGCTCTGGCCGATCACCGGCGCCATCAGTGCGATCAGCACCCCGGCGGCCGCGGTGGACCAGGCGAGCCAGCTGTTCGCACTGATCGTGCCGGGCAGGTCGGCCCCGACCGCATCGGTCAGGTAGACGGAGAACACGAAGGTCAGGGCGATGTGCTGGAAGCCCGACGAACCCCAGTCCCAGAAGCCCCATGCCCATACCCGGGATCGACGGGGTTCGGCCCCGGACAGTGTTGCTGCGGTCACCGGGCGAGACTATCCACGTTGCCGGGCAACGGACTCAGTGCGATCACGGACATGCGATCACGGACATGCGATCACGGACATGCGATCACCGACCTGCGCTCACCGCGGGGCCCGCCTGCCCAGTACCTCGAGCAGCCGGTCCGGCCGGTCGGACAGCAACCCGTCGACGCCCAGATCCAGCAGTCGCTCCATCTCCGCCGGCTCGTCGACCGTCCAGACGTGCACCTCCCGGCCGGACGCGTGGGCGGCCTCGACGAACCGCCGGTCGGACGCCACCGGGATCGGACCGAACGACGGCGGGACCTGGGCGAGCGTGCCGGACAGCGGCGGCAGCACGCGCTCGGGCACCCGGTAGGCGCGCGCCCGCAACCCGGTCACCGCGGCCTGCCCCATCGACGTGCACAGCCGCGCCCCGGCAGCGGTCCGGGCCGCGGCGAGCCGCCGATCGGAGAACGACCCCAGGCACACCCGGTCCCAGGCACCGGCCTCGTCCAACGCGGCGAGGGTCGGTCCGACCACGGCGTCGGACTTCAGCTCGATCGTGAACCGGGTGCCGGGCAGTGCGGCGAGCACGCCGGCCAGCCGGGGGAGCGGCTCCGCGCGGCTCACCCCCCGGACCAGGACGTCGTCGAGCTCGGCGGCAGGGCGGGCGTCGATCCGCCCGGTCGCGTCGGTGGTGCGGTCCAGCGTCGGGTCGTGATGCACGAACGGGATGCCGTCGGCGCTGGCGTGCACGTCCAGCTCGACGTAGCCCAGGCCGTGGTCGGCGGCGGCGACGAACGCGGCGAGGGTGTTCTCGCAGCCGTCCAGCTCACCGAGGTGCCAGCCGCGGTGGGCATAGGCGCGCGGGTACGGGCCCGCGAGATAGGGGTGTCGGTCGTCCGGGCCGGTCACGCCGTCAGCCTGGCACCTCGGCGATCGCGCCACCACGGGGGAGCCGGAAACCGTCGGTGTCGATCAGGGGACGCATCAGGTCCCCGTGCGTGTCCAGCCGTCCCGGCAGGTCGTCGATGGTGAACAGCAGGTCCCCGGGTTCACGGCAGGCCGCCACCTCGTCCCAGGTCAGCGGGGTCGCGACGGTCGGTAGCTCCCGTCCGCGCAACGAGTACGACGCGATCGTGGTCTTCGCCGTGTTGTTCTGGCTCCAGTCGACGAACACCTTCCCGCGGCGCCGCGCGCGGGTCATCACCGCGATCGTCTCCCGCGGGTGTTCGGCGGCGAGCCGCTCGGCGACCTCCCGGGCGAACTCCGAGGTCCGCTCCGGCCGGCTGACCCGCACCGGCAGGTAGAGCTGCATCCCCTTGCCCCCGGACGTCGACGGGTACACCGGCAGCCCGTGGTCGTCGAGCAGCGCACGTAGCCGCAGCGCGACCCGGCAGCAGTCCACCACCGTCGTCCCCTCGCCCGGGTCGAGATCGAACACCACCCGGTCCGGCGGATGCCGTGCGTCCCGGGCGCCGAGGCGCCACTGCGGCACGTGCAGCTCCAGCGCCGCCAGGTTCGCCGCCCAGGCCAGGCCCTCGGCGTCGGCGATCACCGCGAAGTCGGCCGACTCCGATCGCCCGCCGGGCGTCCCGACCCGGGCGGTACGCAGCCAGGACGGCGCGTGCCGGGAGACGTTCTTCTCGAAGAACGACGACGCGGCGACCCCGTCCGGCCAGCGCTTCAGGGTCGCCGGACGGCCGTCGATGTGTGGCAGCATCGCCTCGGCGACGGCCAGGTAGTGACCGAGCACGTCGGCCTTCGTGGTGCCGGTCGCCGGGTAGAGCACCTTGTGCGGGTTGGACAGCGTCGCGCGGCCGTGGCCGTCCGGCTGCGCTCCGCGGCTCCTCGATCCACCCACCGGAACCTCCCGCCAGTCCTCCGAGGGCGCACCGCCCGCCGGGTAGGCCGATCCGGAACGGACGGCGACCACCCCCGGCAGCCCCTGTGCCCGCACCGCGTCGAGCAGCGGTGCGCCCGCGTTCGGGTACAGCGGGGCCGCACGGCGCTGCGGGCCGTCCAGCGGCAGCGCCTCCAGCAGTGCGCGACGGTCGTCGAGGGGGAGTGCCCGGACGTCGCGCCCACCCGTGTGCAGCACGTCGGCGATCCACAACTCACCGCGCCCGGTGAGCTCGGCGTCGAGCAGGTGCCCGCCCGCCCCGAGCGCCGGGCCCAGCTCGCGCAGCCGGCCGGGCGGGTCGATCGGGTCGCCGGGCATGCCGTCGTCGCCGACCGGGCACAGCGTGAGCCGGCCGCCGTCGCTGCGGACCAGCACGCGGCGTCCACCGAACACCGGCCGGACCTGCCAGTCCGCACCGGCGGGGAGACGCTGTGCCGGGCTCGGGACGGCGAGTGCGAGATCGCGGGGGAGCGGTGCACCGGGCGCGGGCGCACCGGCCGGCTGCGCCCGGGTGCGCCGCAGCAGCCAGCGGTCCCGGCGCTCACCCGGCCGGTGCAGCAGCACGAACCGGCCCGCGGCGCGCGCGCCGTGCAGGACCACGGCCACCTCGCGGTCGGTCCACTTCTCGGTGTCGTAGTGGCCGGAGTCCCACACCGACATCCGCCCGCCGCCGTACTCGCCGCGCGGGATCTCGCCCTGGAAGTCCAGGTACTCCAGCGGATGGTCCTCGGTACGGACGGCCATCCGCACGGTCTCCGAGTCCTCCGGCAGTCCCTTGGGCACCGCCCACGAGACGAGCACACCGTCGCGTTCCAGTCGTAGGTCCCAGTGCAGCGCGGTGGCGTGGTGCTCCTGGACCACGAAGCGACCGCCGCCGGGGCCATCCGGCTTCGGACCGCTCGGCGCCGGATCGGTCTCCGGGACCGGCTCCGGGGTGCGCCGCGGGTCGCGCCTGCGGCGGTACTCCTCCAGCGGCACCCGCGCAGCGTAGCGATCCGGAGGCGTCCGGGCCTTGTGGGCAAGCATGATCGAATGTCAGCATAGGGTTACCTATCCACAAGGAAGGGGTCGCTGTGTTCGCATGCATCTGCGCTGCCGTCACCGAGGCGGAAGTGCGCGGCTGCGTCCGCGAGGGCGCCTCCTGTGTGGACACGATCGGCGACGCCTGCGGCGCGGGCACCGGATGCGGGAGCTGTCACGACCGGCTCCGCACGCTGC is from Pseudonocardia autotrophica and encodes:
- a CDS encoding MFS transporter; the encoded protein is MTAATLSGAEPRRSRVWAWGFWDWGSSGFQHIALTFVFSVYLTDAVGADLPGTISANSWLAWSTAAAGVLIALMAPVIGQSADRKGRRLRATGLWTALVVLSMIGMFWVRDDWTYLWLGLVLLGLASIFVELAAVSYYALMAQVSTPSTVGRVSGFGWALGYLGGIVLLLGVYLGFLSGDGGLFGVSTADGFDVRISVLVAAIWFAVFAAPMFFLLPETAPAVPGAPKLGVAGSYRKLLTDLRDLYRASPHTVYFLGASALYRDGLNAIFAFGGVLAVTVYGLDPGQVLLFGVAINVVSATGALVGGRLDDRYGPKAVVVGSLVGLVAVGIVLLLVSGPTMFWIFGLVLGLFVGPAQASSRSYLLRVCPEGREGQLFGLYATTGRAVSFLAPALIGLFTYVFGSDRAGTIGIVLVLALGLVALLPVRPPAPARDRAST
- a CDS encoding glycerophosphodiester phosphodiesterase family protein; translated protein: MTGPDDRHPYLAGPYPRAYAHRGWHLGELDGCENTLAAFVAAADHGLGYVELDVHASADGIPFVHHDPTLDRTTDATGRIDARPAAELDDVLVRGVSRAEPLPRLAGVLAALPGTRFTIELKSDAVVGPTLAALDEAGAWDRVCLGSFSDRRLAAARTAAGARLCTSMGQAAVTGLRARAYRVPERVLPPLSGTLAQVPPSFGPIPVASDRRFVEAAHASGREVHVWTVDEPAEMERLLDLGVDGLLSDRPDRLLEVLGRRAPR
- the ligD gene encoding non-homologous end-joining DNA ligase; translated protein: MPLEEYRRRRDPRRTPEPVPETDPAPSGPKPDGPGGGRFVVQEHHATALHWDLRLERDGVLVSWAVPKGLPEDSETVRMAVRTEDHPLEYLDFQGEIPRGEYGGGRMSVWDSGHYDTEKWTDREVAVVLHGARAAGRFVLLHRPGERRDRWLLRRTRAQPAGAPAPGAPLPRDLALAVPSPAQRLPAGADWQVRPVFGGRRVLVRSDGGRLTLCPVGDDGMPGDPIDPPGRLRELGPALGAGGHLLDAELTGRGELWIADVLHTGGRDVRALPLDDRRALLEALPLDGPQRRAAPLYPNAGAPLLDAVRAQGLPGVVAVRSGSAYPAGGAPSEDWREVPVGGSRSRGAQPDGHGRATLSNPHKVLYPATGTTKADVLGHYLAVAEAMLPHIDGRPATLKRWPDGVAASSFFEKNVSRHAPSWLRTARVGTPGGRSESADFAVIADAEGLAWAANLAALELHVPQWRLGARDARHPPDRVVFDLDPGEGTTVVDCCRVALRLRALLDDHGLPVYPSTSGGKGMQLYLPVRVSRPERTSEFAREVAERLAAEHPRETIAVMTRARRRGKVFVDWSQNNTAKTTIASYSLRGRELPTVATPLTWDEVAACREPGDLLFTIDDLPGRLDTHGDLMRPLIDTDGFRLPRGGAIAEVPG
- a CDS encoding (2Fe-2S)-binding protein; its protein translation is MFACICAAVTEAEVRGCVREGASCVDTIGDACGAGTGCGSCHDRLRTLLISASAGDDIDRLPASA